The Aspergillus nidulans FGSC A4 chromosome VIII genome contains the following window.
GTTCAAGTTTTTCAGAGACCGGGAAGCCGGCGAAAGAGACTTTGCTGGGCGTGAGGGGAAGATGGGGACATTCAATAATCGgaggggagagaaggaggactGGAATAATGGCCGCACGCGTCGTGCTCTCGGTCAAGATGAACAAGACAAAAGGTCCAAGCGCAACGGAGATTTCGACAGGTGGGAATCCCGCGATTCCCAAGACCATAACGCAGCAAAAGACAAAGACGGACGCTTTTTCCCTCGCCGGGAAGCGCTAGCTGGGCGTGCTAGACATGAGGGCAGTTGGTTCCGTGAAGATAAAGGACAAGAAGCACCCgatgcggaagaagagaaagcttCACTTCGCAGCCGAGATTGGCGCCGTGACAGACATGGCGCTGACCGTGAATGGACTCGTGGAGCAAAGCTGGAGCAAGAGCCTGAGTGGCTGGATGCGACAGGCCGAGACGAACCTCGAAGAGTCCACACACAAGAGGATTTTGAGCgctggaaagagaagatgaaagctGGTTCTTCCCAAGCTCAACCcgaagagaggaaagatTCCCCCAATGAGAGGGTCCCGGAACCTGTACAGAGATCAGAGCCCAGGCCTACCGATGGCGAGATCTTTAGCCCGAGCGGCGCTGCTCTTCACGACAGTACAATGGAGCGCTTCTTCGGCCTGCTGGGTGACACGAAGCCTGCTCAGGACTTGGGATCGCCTCTCCCTTCAGAATCGACTGTGAAGAAGGAATCGACTGTGGGAAAGCCTGTAAAGTCCTCTCGCTTTGCAGGCCTATTCAGTCCTCCTCTCGGCAGCCCTGCAAAGGAGCCCGAGTCGCCGATTAGCTCTAGATCTCCTGCACCAATGAACTCCTCGACCGATgctgatcaagaaggctttcAGCGTATCTTACAAATGCTCGGTGGTGGGAAATCGCGTAATACCACGCCTCATAACGATCCTACACAGAACAATGCTCAACCAAACcgtccttcttccttggTCCATGCAGAACAGACTCGCAGCCCGATATCTCCTTCTCGTGAGCAGGGCCAACGCCTGGAGCATATAGCCACACAAGGCACTCCTGCACGGGGAGTGGACGCCCCACTCAAGGAGAATTTGTTTAGCCAGGAATCTCAAGGACGAGACAGCCAATATCTGCTTCGGCTGATGCAACAAGTGAGAGTCAGTCCCGGTGCTGGCCCCAATCAAGGCCCTCAAAATCAGCCACAGAGTACTGGACCACCCCCTGGGCTAATGAATATGCCTGATGGCATGCCTCATCCCCATGGAGTAGAGCCTTCTATGAAAGGTCCCAGCTTTTTGAATGACCCCGCAATCGCCACGATGCAGAGATCGGATGTTGATCAGCTGCGACGACGGCCTACTAATGGGCCGCCAATGGGCTACTTTGACGACGTTCCCTTGGCGCAGGGTCCCATTACACCTGGTGGCAGCCGTGTTCCTCAGGGCCATGCGCCACCCATGGGCATCCAGCGCCCTCCTGGTTTTGAGCACATGCCACCTCCCGGTTGGGCTGGTCACCATATGCCCCCGCAACAAACTgcccctccagctcctttggCCCCTCCCCCCGGTATTCCAACCCCGAACAGGGGCGTCAACCCCAATTATATCTCCAACGTGATGCCAATGCCTGGAAACATGCCGCTTAATGAGCGTCAGCCATTCCCACGTGGACCTATTCCGCCTGGAATGATGCCGCCCCCGGGTTACATGAACGGCCTGCCCCCCGGCGGCTTCCCGCCCGTTCCACACAATGGGGAGAATGTGATGGGACTATTTGACGGAAATCCCGGTATTCAAGGCCCACCACCGTCTTCCAGACACTTGCTAGACATGTTCGGACAGGTGGGAACTGATGCCAGAGGTGGTATGGTGGGTCCCAGGCAGTTTAGATAAGCAGGTACGCAGAGCAAGGTGATATGCCCAGTTGTTCGAGTGCGATGGAGTTTGCATGCTTTCTCGTCAGTAACAATCCTGCCCTGCGGAAGCGTATCCAAGTCTGTATATCTTTATCGTCACCCTCACTGAGGGCAGGATGTCCGCATCTAAACAGTCACTACCTTAACTTGACTTGACGTCAGAAGCGAGCTTGTGAGAGTAATACCGATCGTTGATATCTCGGATCATGTACGCGATCTATGCGCTGCTCGTCTTTATCTAGGACAGGATAGTCTCAATCCAGCTATGCGGATGACCTTGTAGTTGTTTTTCGAGTATAGTGTAGCAGCTCTGGTTGAGCAGGTTCCTGTGAAATCCCCTCAATCTTGCTtaccatttcttcatccttcgCTTCACATTAACCACCCTACATCTACCCTTTGACTTGAGACACCTCGCTGCATTTCATGTTCTTCACTTGCCGCAGTGTGGCTACTCAATGAGCACCAGATCCATGAAGGCAAGTGACTCCGCCTGAACTGCCCGAATCGATCAATCACACTCCCTCTACCTGAAATCATTCATCTCTACCTTTACCCATGTCGTCCATGCAGTACTCTATGATCAGCCCTCACTTTCACATTAGCCCATCGCCTGTTAACAAGCACCTCCGTCCAGAAACAcagcaacaagaacaagacatCAACATGATGGATGAAATCGAACTCCAGCTTTGTCTGAGCATTGACCCAACCCCAATATCGACCCCAATTGTGAGTCACCTACGCCGCAAATATTCGAGCTATCCCTCAATAATCAACTAACACGTGCTACCCAACCGGCAGAAAGAGACCGATAACcagaaggaaaagcagaaaaggacTTCACAGCAAGGTCAGACCCAGCAGCTTCAGATCCTAGGGGCGAAACGTCTGGCGGAGAACTTGGTGAATCATGGTGAAAGTGGCactggagaagagggaagagggTTAACCCATCGGGACATCTCACCGAACTtcggagatggagatggagatggagatggggATAATAACAGGATACCAAACGGACTATGGAGTGAAGAAAGCAATGACCACCTAGGCTACTTACAACTCCCGCCGCGGAAGAAAGTCCGGACGTTATTCGCCTGGGACCCAGAATCAACATGTCAAACCATGTCCGAAGGTAGTGCCAGCGCTGAATCTGATACGGACAAGGATAAGAACCATACACCAAACCATGCAGCACAAAGCGCGGACGTATTTGACCCTATGTCTTTATGCCATCCTCTTGGCGACACTAAACCTCCTTCAAGCGAGGAACCAGGGGAATACATGCACGCCTTGATAGCCAGCCTTCAGCTATTGAACCATCCGCATCCGCATCCAGACCCACCGGATATCCCGCGACGGCCTCAACGGTTCGAGATCTACGAAGATCCAGACGACATGGATACTGATGGGGTGGGGTTTTTCAATGTCGATCTCAACACTGCATGGTATCTATCGCCGGATGAGAACAAAGAGAacgccgaggaagatgctAACGGCAATCGCCAGCACAATCACGGGAATCTCAGTCGGGTTCAAAGTCAGAGACATCGTCAGGTTACATAAGTCCAAGAATG
Protein-coding sequences here:
- a CDS encoding uncharacterized protein (transcript_id=CADANIAT00002489); the encoded protein is MARRYQIDELIWLRESPLVTRPANLPPVEEWMGPLPDRTAQRNPSNNHNETSGRRPSNFETRHISRNSNSEEIVLGPPKTAFASASRIPGKGSIDASERSPASDETKNDRFKFFRDREAGERDFAGREGKMGTFNNRRGEKEDWNNGRTRRALGQDEQDKRSKRNGDFDRWESRDSQDHNAAKDKDGRFFPRREALAGRARHEGSWFREDKGQEAPDAEEEKASLRSRDWRRDRHGADREWTRGAKLEQEPEWLDATGRDEPRRVHTQEDFERWKEKMKAGSSQAQPEERKDSPNERVPEPVQRSEPRPTDGEIFSPSGAALHDSTMERFFGLLGDTKPAQDLGSPLPSESTVKKESTVGKPVKSSRFAGLFSPPLGSPAKEPESPISSRSPAPMNSSTDADQEGFQRILQMLGGGKSRNTTPHNDPTQNNAQPNRPSSLVHAEQTRSPISPSREQGQRLEHIATQGTPARGVDAPLKENLFSQESQGRDSQYLLRLMQQVRVSPGAGPNQGPQNQPQSTGPPPGLMNMPDGMPHPHGVEPSMKGPSFLNDPAIATMQRSDVDQLRRRPTNGPPMGYFDDVPLAQGPITPGGSRVPQGHAPPMGIQRPPGFEHMPPPGWAGHHMPPQQTAPPAPLAPPPGIPTPNRGVNPNYISNVMPMPGNMPLNERQPFPRGPIPPGMMPPPGYMNGLPPGGFPPVPHNGENVMGLFDGNPGIQGPPPSSRHLLDMFGQVGTDARGGMVGPRQFR
- a CDS encoding uncharacterized protein (transcript_id=CADANIAT00002490), whose product is MISPHFHISPSPVNKHLRPETQQQEQDINMMDEIELQLCLSIDPTPISTPIKETDNQKEKQKRTSQQGQTQQLQILGAKRLAENLVNHGESGTGEEGRGLTHRDISPNFGDGDGDGDGDNNRIPNGLWSEESNDHLGYLQLPPRKKVRTLFAWDPESTCQTMSEGSASAESDTDKDKNHTPNHAAQSADVFDPMSLCHPLGDTKPPSSEEPGEYMHALIASLQLLNHPHPHPDPPDIPRRPQRFEIYEDPDDMDTDGVGFFNVDLNTAWYLSPDENKENAEEDANGNRQHNHGNLSRVQSQRHRQVT